A region from the Triticum urartu cultivar G1812 chromosome 1, Tu2.1, whole genome shotgun sequence genome encodes:
- the LOC125533986 gene encoding 14 kDa proline-rich protein DC2.15-like has product MAMVARAALLLAMVVVASATYCPPPPAPVPVPRYGSCPQNALKLHVCANVLNLVKAKIGVPPAEPCCSLLDGLVNLDAAVCLCTAIKANVLGIHLNVPIDLSLILNNCGKICPADFQCIH; this is encoded by the coding sequence ATGGCCATGGTAGCGAGAGCCGCGCTGCTCCTGGCCATGGTGGTCGTGGCAAGCGCCACCTACTGCCCCCCGCCGCCGGCGCCGGTGCCGGTGCCCCGCTACGGGTCGTGCCCCCAGAACGCGCTCAAGCTGCACGTCTGTGCCAACGTGCTGAACCTGGTGAAGGCCAAGATCGGCGTGCCGCCAGCGGAGCCCTGCTGCTCGCTCCTCGACGGGCTTGTCAACCTGGACGCCGCCGTCTGCCTTTGCACCGCCATCAAGGCCAACGTGCTGGGAATCCACCTCAACGTCCCCATCGACCTTAGCCTCATCCTGAACAACTGCGGCAAGATCTGCCCGGCCGACTTCCAGTGCATCCACTAG